The Acetobacter oryzifermentans genomic interval CTTCTTTGAATACGGCGTTCTTCAACCATTACCGTGCGCTTGCCCGTGCACATTTCACCATTCGGCGCTTGGAGCGTGAACACGGGCCGGTTGTGCGTGATACCGCTATGTCTATGCGTGAAGATCTGGCCGAACGTGGGGCGGAAGCCTAAACTGCTTTTTGTCAAAGTAAGAGAGACGCAAAAAAGGCCAGCACCTTTATGGGCTGGCCTTTTTGCTGCTTAGGCGGTTTTTTTCGTGATCTTGCGGGGAGGTTCACCCTCCAGAAACGTAGTGAGAATGGCAAATCCAAGCAGCGTGATGCCAATAACCTTGGCCGCCAAATGGTAATGCGGCGCCCACATACTCACGGCAAAGCACACTACAATACCAATCAGGCAAGACAGGCGCATGTTCATGGCAAAGGTTGCTCCTTACACCGTAACGGGAGAGGGCATGGGCAAGCCTTTTGCCAAAGCCTCAACATTATCTAGCGCCAACATGCACATGGCGGTGCGCGTTTCTATGGTGGCGCTGCCTGCGTGCGGTGTCATGAAGATATTGGGCAAGGCTGTCAGCCTTGGGTTGGGGTTGGGTTCCTGCCGGTAAACGTCCAGCCCAGCTCCAAACAGATGGCCAGATTCCAGAGCCTCTATCAGCGCATCTTCATCCACCAAAGACCCGCGCGCCGCATTTACAAACACGCTCCCTTTGGGCAGCAGAGAAAATGTCTGGCTGTTCATGAGGGGGGGCGCAGAAGGTGAACCCGGCATGTGCAATGTTAGCACATCGCAATGGGGCAACATGTCTTCCAGCTTTTCAAAATAGGTGGCACCGGCTTCTTCCGCGGCGGAAAGGCGGCTGCGGTTGTGGTACAGAATGGTCATGTCAAAGCCACGCGCGCGCTTTGCCACAGCCTGCCCAATACGGCCCATACCCACAATGCCCAGCCGTTTGCCGGTAACGCGGTGGCCCAACATGCCGCCCATACCCATGCCGCGGTGCCAGCCTTTTTTCATGAGCGTATAATATTCGGCAGCGCGGCGGCAGGCGGCCAGAATCAGCATCATGCTTAAATCAGCATTACAATCTGTCAGCACATTTGGGGTGTTGGAAACCGCAATACCACGCGCATGTAGGGCGGGAAGATCCAGATGGTCTAGCCCAACGCTTACAGTAGAAACCAGTTTTACGCATTCTGGCAGAGCTTCTACATCCTTGCCTTTAAGAGGTGCGTTATTGGTAACCACAACAGCAAAAGGCTGAAATGCCTTAGCTAATTCCAGAAGGGCCTGTGTGTTCAGGCTTTTTTCTGGCGGAGGCGGGGCTGTAAATTGTGTTTTAATACGATCTTCCGCAGCATCTAACAGGCGGATGGAGCGGATAAGGCGAGGTGCTTCTGTGCTCACAGGCAACTCCGTAGGCTGGTGAGTCGGTGGCTGTCTGGCACAAGTTTGTGCCCAATGCGGGCTGGCATCAAGCAGGGTCAGACAACATATGGGCTATGACACTCCATAACGGAATGCAAAGCCAGAGGTTGCCTTGGCTTGCGGGATGATGGGTTGCAGGAAAGGAACATGCAGCAGATGGCACAGGAACTTACCCCACAGATCATGCTGGGTGCATATGCGGCGGGGCTGTTTCCTATGGCGTCCGATGCAACGGATACGACCCTGCGGTGGTATGACCCCGACCCCCGCGGTATTTTGCCGCTTGATGGTTTTCATCTTCCGCGCCGCTTGCGCCGTACTGTGTTGTCTGGCCAGTTTGATGTGTGTGTGGATAGGGATTTTCCCGCTATTATGCGTGCATGTGCCGCCCCCGCGCCGGGGCGCGAAACCACATGGATAAATAGCGAGATCTACCGCTTGTTCTGTGCTCTGCATAACATGGGCTTCAGCCACAGTGTGGAGTGTTGGCAAAATGGTAATCTGGTTGGCGGTCTGTACGGCGTAGCCCTTGGTGGTGCTTTTTTTGGAGAAAGCATGTTCAGCCGCACAACAGATGCTTCCAAGGTGGCTTTGGTGCATTTGGTGGCACGGTTGCGCGTGTGTGGGTTTGTTGTGCTGGACACACAATTTGGCACCGAACATCTGGCCCGCTTTGGGGGAGAGGAAATACCAGCAGTCGAATATAAAGCCATGTTGGAAAAGGCCGTAAGCATGCAGCCGCGCTGGCAGCAGAATATTCCGGCTGATGTGCTGGAAGCAGAAATCCGAAACATGTAAGTAACTGCCATATTCCGGCCCGTGGCATACCTTAGGCTTGCAGCATGTTGCTTGCGCCCAAGGTGGTAACCAAGTGCGGGCCTGTAATTTGAATGACTGGAATGGATGATATCATGAGCACACGCCTGTATGGTCGTATGCGTTTTTTTTGCCTGATGGGTGTTCTGGGGGCGGCTGTGCCTGTGCTGGGCACGGTGTTTTCTGGGCAGGCACAGGCACAGGTTGCGCTGGATCATCCACGCCTAACGCCCGCGCGTGATGCTATTATTGATTACAGCTTTCAGCCCCAGCCCACAGCGCAGGATTTGGAAAATGGTGTTAAGCCAGACACCCCCATAGCAACGCGCCATGTGCAGGTGATGTTCTCTGGCGATGGCGGGTTGATGCGCATTAATTACATGACCAGCATGGAAGGGGATGATAGCCGCGGGGCTGTAATTATCAACCGCGCTTCACAGGAAGTGTTGGTGCTTTTGAATGATCGGCATATCTACACCCGCCTTGTACAGCAGGAAGGTATCCGCAACCCGTTTCTGCTTGATCTGTCCATGCAGTTTACGCGCAAGGGCAGTGATGTTGTGGCCGGGCAACCCTGCACTGTCTGGGCTGCACAATCTGCCCAAGGGCAGGCTACGGCTTGCGTCACGGATGATGGCTTTATTCTTTCCCAAACCGGTATTGATGTGGATGGGCTAAATGGCCGTATCCGCGCCATGAAAGTGTCTTACGAGCCCGTGCCCGATAGCGTATTTCAACCGCCTGCAGGCTTTCAGGAAGTTAACCCGCATAGTGGCAATAAAAACGGCGGAGGTTCAGCGGGTGGCGCTTCGGCACAACCTGCTGCGCCTTCTGGCGTAGGGCCAATGATATCTACCCCAGCTCCAAATAGCGCGGAAGGAACACCGTAAGATGGTTGCAAAACGCTTTCTTGCCGGTGTGGGGGGGGTGTTGTTGGGGGCTGCGGCTTCTGGTGGTGTCGCCCATGCCCAGATACAGCCGCAAACGCCAGAGCCAACACAAATAAGCCCCACAGATGCGCCGGTGGTAACGCCATCTGTTGATGCGGATGTGTTGTATGAGCTGAACTCCGCCCAAGGGGATGCCCCCACCCAGCAACGTATGCGCTGGCAGGTTAGCTCCTTGCGCCAGCGGCTGGACCCGCAGAATTCTGATGTGTTCATGATTACATCATGGACAGATCACACCCTTACAGTGGTGGATACCGCACGCAAGCGGGCCAGTGTGATGCCTGTGCCGGGCCCACAGCAGATTACCCCCCCAGGGCAGCCCGCAGCGGCTGGCACCTATGCACGATTGGGGAATTCCGTTGTGGCGGGTGAACAGTGCACATTGTGGCGCACAACGGATGCCGAGGGGCATCCAACAGATGCATGCTATACGCCAGACGGCCTGCTTTTGCAGGTTGCACAGAAAGGGCAGGTTACGGTGCGCGCAGTAAGTGTAAGCCGCGCCACCCAGCCAGATAGCGTGTTTGCCATTCCGTCCGGGCTGAAGCGGGAAGCCCCTGCACACCCATAAGGTTTGATGTTTCGGGCGGCAGAAAACGGAAAAAGAGAACGTCGCCATGAAAATTCGCCCCAGCTTTGTAATTTTCTATCTGTTTCTTGCTGGGGTAAGCCTGCCAGCTCTTGCGCAGGCGGATGATGGAAGTTCCGGCACGGTTTCCGTATGTTTGCGTGCGGATATTGCACAACCTCCCCAAGCCATGCAGGTGGTGGCATCTGGCACCGTGTTTGCTGCGCAAGCCAAAGCCGGTGGCCCTAAGGCTGAGGAAGAAAACGAAGCCTTGGTTACCACAGAAACTGTTACTCTTACCCATATGCAGCCGTGTATGGATGCAGATGCATCCTCCGTTATCTCGCATACACGGCATTGGCTGGTTTCCCCCGTAACCGCGCAATCTGGCGTGGTGTTTCATGCCATAGGGGAAGTCAGCGGCAACGGTCTGGATACTGCTTTTGATGATGAGGGCGCATCTTTTCGGGATATCGTGCGGGCAGGGGGCATTACAGCCACTGTGCGCAGCCCGCTAACAGATGTTGTATCTCTGATGGAAGGGGCGGCTGATCTTCCCCCTAATGCGGATGGAGAAGATCCAGCTATTGATGATAAATAATATGGCCCCTGCAAAGGGGCCGCAACCGGGTTAAAAAATCCGGCGCAAGGCCCCCGGCAGAAAGATGGAATAGGGGTTTACGTGCAGGGAAGGGTTGCTCATCTGCCCGGCCACACCAAAGGTTATGGCCACAAGCCCCCCGTCTTTTTCCGGGCTAAACACCCAGCCAATGCCCGGCAGCTTTCCGGGCAGTTTGTTGATAGCAAAAATAGGCACCACGGTGCCGTGTAAATCTATGCTGTTCTTATCCAGATTAACGTCGCCTTCAAGTGTTGCGCCCAGTGCATTGTTGCCTGTTCTGCCATCACGAATATTCAGCACGCCATCTTTGAAGGTTACGGGTAGCACAAGATGTGTAACGGTGAATTCCGATGTATTATGTGCGGCCAACCAGCCATAAAATGAGATATTCCGTGCCATACGCAGGGCTGTTGGGGCTTTTTTGAGCACAAATGGCGTTACGGTTATGCGACCGTTAAACGGGGCGGAAGCCTCCGTATCATCAAAAGATCCGCTTAAAACGGCATGACCACCTTCTACATCCGGCACAATTTTAAAGTCAGACAGAAACGCGCCCATGTTTGGGATAGAAACGCGCAGGTCTCGCCCCGCACCTTTGGGGGTAAGTGTCATGCTTACGGGAGTTGGCCCGTGCATGGCAAAATACATTTTTTCCAGACGTTGGCCGTTATCCTCAAAATAGGCTTTTACAGCTTTCAAAGATGGTTTGTCTGGATTGTAGCGCAATGTGTTGGCTGTCAGATCAATAGCCCATGCTGTACCCGGAGGGCCGTGTAGCTTGCCTGTTGCCGCCTCTGGCACGTGGTAGCCAGTGCTGGCGGGCTGTGCGGGTTTGGGGTCTGATGGATCACCCGTTACCAAAGGGGAAAGATCCAGCATGTCTGCATAGACGCCAACATGAATGACCGAGCCTGCCACGCCTTTTTGTGGCAGTTCCAGCATGGCATGGCCGGTGGAATGAGCAACCCGGAAGGAAGAGATAATCAGTTGTGGCGCATGATTGGGGCGTAGGCGGGCCTTGCCACGTACATCCAAATCCGGCCCTGTAGCCAAAATACGATCTACCGCAACAATCTGGCTGTTTTTCAGCCCCAGCGTAGCGGTGGCCTGTGCAGCCCGCCCCGGTGCCTTATGCCAGAGCGGAATGCGGATTTGGGAGTTTTTGAGGTTGAGGTTGATATCCACCAACCCGTGGTGATCTCCATATTGGCGGTAATCCACCACGGCATCAGCAGAGCCACCAAAATGGTCTCCCGTTGCAAAACCGGCGGCTGTTGCGGTTTGTGGGGTAATGCGGGATGTCAGATGCGCCTGTTCCAAAAGCCCGGTCGGCGGTACATGCCGGAAATCTGTTGAATAGGAGATGTTGGAGGGCAGCCCACCCAACACGCCATGCCCGGCAAGAGAAAGGCCGTCTGCCGTGGCATCCAGCTTGATATCAGCGCGCCTTACACCGCGCCCGGCGACCACATTATCAAGCGATGCCTGCGTGATATCGGCATGGCCCTTAATGTCCATGTCATCAATGCTGACATCGTCTTTCAAAGGGAGGCTGAGCATAAGCTGAAGTTTGGCGCGCCCACGTGGGTTGCGAAGATCCAGCGGGTGGCGAGAAAGCAGGTGCAGGCGTGGTTCGGCCAAAAGAGCCATCACATCCTGTAATTTGCCATCCAGTTGCGTGTTGATAATACCGGTCTGGTCTTTTTTGGTCAGGCCCACAATATCCATGCTGCCGGGG includes:
- the aat gene encoding leucyl/phenylalanyl-tRNA--protein transferase; this encodes MAQELTPQIMLGAYAAGLFPMASDATDTTLRWYDPDPRGILPLDGFHLPRRLRRTVLSGQFDVCVDRDFPAIMRACAAPAPGRETTWINSEIYRLFCALHNMGFSHSVECWQNGNLVGGLYGVALGGAFFGESMFSRTTDASKVALVHLVARLRVCGFVVLDTQFGTEHLARFGGEEIPAVEYKAMLEKAVSMQPRWQQNIPADVLEAEIRNM
- a CDS encoding AsmA-like C-terminal region-containing protein translates to MVGLPVVGTVLLFARMALGPINVTPLVRPFLPVTVISGGKKQPPVATLGLRRAYLEWNGLRDGFTSPLMLALHDIAVKGPDRTVVDTVHEAHVTLDTLALLHGGIALRAVELEGVNLALRRGKNGAVGFDFDTPPTVGASDSGSVDTAGLDRAVISHAVVRMNDQLTGTHWVASPLDATLHMASAQGKKGITGAVQFAVTGEENPDCHIEVKANSLPDTDGKGIVWHLATNAVKPASFSHISHDLQHIRTPITVTSDVSFLPAPGSEWLMPGAMELHADAQSGKVTAAGARYFLNGGSANITLRLDHLKDGNTPAHIIVHNITANLRNPDHPEDEARGLHLAVSGQVDATDLINPTTVSGQVTADIPQVYFPDLVYYWPDKAAKGGKKWVTKNITDGVAYNLHTTVSLSSKTGWNGVDVSNIAGGLDAKGLTIYWLRPISPLRGMDAHMDVDGLDKLSIKFDHGYQLVDRAGKNVGQNGIGRIAAGPGSMDIVGLTKKDQTGIINTQLDGKLQDVMALLAEPRLHLLSRHPLDLRNPRGRAKLQLMLSLPLKDDVSIDDMDIKGHADITQASLDNVVAGRGVRRADIKLDATADGLSLAGHGVLGGLPSNISYSTDFRHVPPTGLLEQAHLTSRITPQTATAAGFATGDHFGGSADAVVDYRQYGDHHGLVDINLNLKNSQIRIPLWHKAPGRAAQATATLGLKNSQIVAVDRILATGPDLDVRGKARLRPNHAPQLIISSFRVAHSTGHAMLELPQKGVAGSVIHVGVYADMLDLSPLVTGDPSDPKPAQPASTGYHVPEAATGKLHGPPGTAWAIDLTANTLRYNPDKPSLKAVKAYFEDNGQRLEKMYFAMHGPTPVSMTLTPKGAGRDLRVSIPNMGAFLSDFKIVPDVEGGHAVLSGSFDDTEASAPFNGRITVTPFVLKKAPTALRMARNISFYGWLAAHNTSEFTVTHLVLPVTFKDGVLNIRDGRTGNNALGATLEGDVNLDKNSIDLHGTVVPIFAINKLPGKLPGIGWVFSPEKDGGLVAITFGVAGQMSNPSLHVNPYSIFLPGALRRIF
- a CDS encoding DUF4412 domain-containing protein, translating into MTGMDDIMSTRLYGRMRFFCLMGVLGAAVPVLGTVFSGQAQAQVALDHPRLTPARDAIIDYSFQPQPTAQDLENGVKPDTPIATRHVQVMFSGDGGLMRINYMTSMEGDDSRGAVIINRASQEVLVLLNDRHIYTRLVQQEGIRNPFLLDLSMQFTRKGSDVVAGQPCTVWAAQSAQGQATACVTDDGFILSQTGIDVDGLNGRIRAMKVSYEPVPDSVFQPPAGFQEVNPHSGNKNGGGSAGGASAQPAAPSGVGPMISTPAPNSAEGTP
- a CDS encoding 2-hydroxyacid dehydrogenase, encoding MSTEAPRLIRSIRLLDAAEDRIKTQFTAPPPPEKSLNTQALLELAKAFQPFAVVVTNNAPLKGKDVEALPECVKLVSTVSVGLDHLDLPALHARGIAVSNTPNVLTDCNADLSMMLILAACRRAAEYYTLMKKGWHRGMGMGGMLGHRVTGKRLGIVGMGRIGQAVAKRARGFDMTILYHNRSRLSAAEEAGATYFEKLEDMLPHCDVLTLHMPGSPSAPPLMNSQTFSLLPKGSVFVNAARGSLVDEDALIEALESGHLFGAGLDVYRQEPNPNPRLTALPNIFMTPHAGSATIETRTAMCMLALDNVEALAKGLPMPSPVTV